The following nucleotide sequence is from Oryzias latipes chromosome 20, ASM223467v1.
GTTGTTGTTAACTGACATAGTAGGATATTTGTTTgggattttttccccttttttatttcatcaataATATAATGacaatgatcatttttattacctcgttttttaaaaatctctttaaCGACTTTTATTCTGCTGCCTGCTGTTAACGGAATATTCCATTGCTGCAGAAGGAAGGGGaggatttgattttgatttgaaatggtttatttcaagcaatcaaataggagtaatacacacaaaagcaatataatcatcagttatacattcatacagtaactaatcaaacttaggataattagacataattaataaaaattgcttgaaagggagtggaaagaagcgaacttatataatcccaccccgttatactataaccattttattacatgatttatcaatatccggttcctaggttttatcagacagaattaagaatcataaggtatcaataaagcacgtGCCAAAGATgaaattacttaagtactacgtcaaaaataactttagaaatcaacatggcaaatgcagcatctgaaatatatgcaaattatgttacttttaaaagtcattcatatgctttaaaacataatactataccagtaaaatagacacaacactgtttcaggagttatcatagcaaaatttcatcaagtatcaaaagttaaaaacatgtgcaaaattatgctacattaggaaagatttttgaatcattttatcaattttaggagctagtgaagtaatatcatcaaaagtcaatcaatttaacaattttcaataagtgattaatcatttgttttacttttttaattttttttttctttttttttttataataaggtaatgctgtaaggaaaaaaatttaaaagggtCCAcaatctgtcgattgtccaaggttggtatttcttcttttactgataacagctgatcttctgggttcaaaacagttaatagttctcttcgatattatgtctgcagacattagattcaggtccatatccttcttcagctgatatcagctgcggtgaaagttgaggtcaaattgtctgcaggtcagaactctctgctgttattcaggtgacgtcagacttatggagaaagtgaagattccaggtgtcatatttcttgaaattatttggctctttgatttattactccacgttgattcagacgaccgtgatcaaacacttctcaaagtccttcatggtgttcacaaccataACCTTGGtgcggtcctctggaccgagcggtttgacaaatcctgcagcctttaacccaagtgttctcaatctgcttacgcttcctgagaagccgtgcatgttttgagatttcagcattcctcctggtcagatggtcgttcagataagcagccgaacctttcaggtttttgcgttgattcatcagagctagcttgtgtttgtgattcacaaacctgatgaggatcgctggtttatccgtctcctttctcctggggagcaggtggcaggtctcgatggtattgagatccagggaaatccctttagatgtgagaaatgaatgtatttgctgttccagcgaCGCGTcgatctccgtattagcactgctagctacgctagcgctagcattagcagtgctagctcctgctgaattcagcttcgctcgaggcttgattggtactccagtgagaatgacattattcatccttacttgctgttccacatcgtccagtcttttctccagaatctcgacccggttttctccctgctcgttttgagcccgaaatcttcggaactcttccatcatctcccagaGTGGCGTTAGtttagccgacacttgatccataaaacttttcagcgtttcttgaataatgtcaagagattttttgagctcttcatattcctggggtttcttcgggggcatggtcagctctctttttggagaaaatcaacttcttaagtaatttgaagatagtatCCGCAGAGAGCCGCGACCACGCGTCCTGCCTTAACCCCGGAACCGGAAGCAGCAGGATGAAACACAGGGAcagttttatgtcattttagtgatttgtttttattttttttatgaaggagTTAAATTATAATGGGTGTTGTAATTATTTTAGATAGTTGTTTTAAGTGTCCAGGCAATCACCCACCTTTACCTGCACACATACAAGGATTTAGCTTCCCGCCAAAACTGCATGACTGTGACCTTGAGTTTCCAGAAACTGGTATTGGAGAACTAGGATTTGGCATAATATCATGTTTCAATCTAACAAACTCGAAAACATTTTCCTAACAGTTGCTATGGAGAGCCATCTGCCTTGAGGTTCCCATTGTGCATCAAAGTGTGACTTCTGTTTCCTGGGTGAAGTGGATTGAATTCTGTGTGATCCTTCCTCAGACTGCATCAGGTGTGAATGAAACAACATTCAAGACTTTAGAAGATCTGATCCGTAATTATAAGAGAAAAAACCAGGGCTTGGTCATACACCTGAGGCACGCCGTCAAAAGGAAGACGGACTTGCTGATCCAGAGAGGGGTGCCCAATGTCCCTGAAAGACGATCGGCCAGTCATCCGCCCCAGAGGAAGATGGTTGCAGACGAAGACCAGCATGATTATGAGAGTAGGTCCAACACAAGTTTCTCTTTTATTCTCACCTTCAGATATTCtttgacccccccacccccttttttttctttttagatcttGCTGATTCTGAATACGTAGAAGTCCTTCCCGATTGActaaaaaagaaagctgaaaTCATTGGGAAGAAATGCAGATGCAAAAAGACAAGACATTTTTCTCCCACTCCTATCCTTGAAATGCCTGTTCAATGATTTCTGGATGATCCTCAAGCAAAGGACAAGAAGACGACACAGCACCTTAAAACGgatattttaaagctttgaaaatgaacCAGCAAGTGTTTTCATGGGGAGGTTTGTCTGCTCTGACGCTCAGTgtgaggaaagaaaaaacaacagacttGACCTGAGCATGGACAACAAGctcaagattttttaaaaacaatatttttactgGTCACTTTTTTAATACAGTGCAGAGTTTGGGGggattttgctgtattttgggcCAAAAGGAAtaatttttaacagtttttggaCAGAGTCTGCATGTTCTTCATGCGGAGGATCCTCCTGCTCCACCACAGAGCAGGAATATGCTGATTTGAAAGGACTTCATCTCTCTCTCTGTGGCAGACAGGAAGAAGTGAGTGCAGAAACACCAGGATCATTCGGATTCATTACAAAAATGTCAGTTCGTTCTCACTTTTGAGTTGAATTGCAGCCTGACCATGACAGTGACTTTCTGTCTGTTCCTCTGATGCTGGCTGCGGTTTCACTCGTGCAGTACAAAGACTCAGTGTAAAGACAGCTCTCCACTAGGAAGCTATTCATCACAGACTTTGTAGCTTAGAGATAAATGAAGAGTCTGTGCATAGTTATAGAAGTGAAAACGCAGATATAACCTTGGTGTGGGAAGTGCAAGGACATGCATGTGTAAAGTGAGATGCATTCACTTCTTGCTGAGGTACACTGTTAGTTACATGAAACCACATTAAAGAGTCTACAGCTGTCCTTTAACAAACATGTACATGCCTCCAAAAGCAAATGAAGACTAAAGCATCACACCGAACAAAGTATGCAACAATGCACagcttttctgcattttataagaattagttttgctttttgatacaagatgaaaacgttgtttgattgtttttactgtttgacAGTCTGTCTGTGCTGCATGTTTGTTTTAACGCTGTAAAACCACAAATGTTTGCACAAGTTTGTGGGAGATCCTGTCGGGGcacaaagttatttaaaaaaaaaaagctttaaaaaaaagaagaaaaggacaaaaaggaTTGTTTTTCCTCTGGATGCGGTTTAGGTTTGCTCTCTGTGCAGAGGGATTTTTCTATGTTTGACATGTTAGTGGACCTGAACGCCTCATCAGCTTTACAACACCTGAAGCTGGAAACCAAAGGAGATGAATTCAACGTAACGTCAGAAAGCCAAAACCTCATCTTGACTCATGCAACTCCTCTGAAGATAGTGCATCATTGAAGTTCTTATCTTTTCAAGAGGTTGGAACATTCTAATTGTAAAGCTTAAATTCACACAACAGAGGAGCCATGAAGTGAAGACAGAAAACCAATTCTTTACATTGGATCTCTGAACTTGGCTGTCAGTCCATCTGTTCTGGGCTACAAAGAAGTGAAGATGAAAACATCCGTCCACAAAACCACACTTTCTCTGAGAGTGACCTTGACCTTGACCTTGGGTGATTGGTGTGTTCTCCACTCTGAATTTTGGCTTAGGTGCTACAGAAAAACTCAGGCAATGCATTCATAATATCGCACTTCAGTTTTCTGTCGTTGCACTAGGGTTTTCTCTGATGTTTTTAATCTTCATGGAAAAGTATGTATGGCTATTTTTGAAGCATTCAATATTCAAATAAATTCTTCTTTTGGtataagtcatttaaaaaaagtgtttcttttttttgaaaatgtaaacacaagcACACATCCTGTCCGTTTCTCAAACCAAGAAAGAGGAAGTCCTCTCAAGCCATCATCATGCTCACACCACTCAGCACCAGAGTTTAGTCAGGCCTGAAGTTTGAACATTCAGCTTCAGTGAGGAAGGAGGTAAAAAGACAGCAGGAAGCACGAGACCGGCTTACAGTGAAAAACGCTGAGCATCGGGTACAGGACATAAGATGGGACctaaatacagtttttgttcAGACAGAAGCAACAAAGTGCACAATTATTTGTTCTGTATAGGCTCAAACAGTTGAAAACATTAATACCACACATAAACATTaatgcataaaaacacaaatcacgCATTTTAAGGGTGTTTGGTCATCAATCTTTGATAATGCAATTTATTTACAAAGGAAGGACCAGACTCCCATATCTTATCTCCAATATTCCTATCTATTTTATAATTCGACATCTTTACACAGTGCTTAGAAGTACACATGGCATTATATCATCAAGTAGaattatttctttatacaaatgttattttttattatgtttcttGTCCcagtatttttatgtttttgttctccagttgtttttttgccaCAGTGTTGCCACTCCCTTgcaaaatagtttgtttttgtttttttgctgaagAGGAATATCCTGGTTAAGTAAAggttaataattataataataataatctgtaTTAATCTTATGTCTATTGTTCCGGTGTCTGTGGTTCAGTTTTCAGTCAGTTCCTTGTTATAACTTTTTTGCTATCTTTAACTATGACCTTGAACAGGTCCCTGTCCTCTGTTTGTATATCACGTTCTCAACAATTCTCAAATGTACTGTCTGTGGGTCAGCAGGTATTTCATCCCCAAGAACGTCCTGCAGAGTTTTGATGATGCTTTGCCAAAAGGGATCAGTTTTACTGCATGTCTAAAAGATGTTAGAATTGTTGGCATGCAGGTCCCCACAGAGTCCCCAGCATTGTTGTGGAGTCCTCCGCTCTTTGTGGGGACTGATAAACCACCTTGTTATATTTTTCCACCCACATTCTCTCCGTTGTATTTAACATGTTGAGGTATGTTGTGAAAGGCAGATTGAGTACCGGTCATCCTCTGAGTCAAGTCCACCTGCAGCTCTGACTCGTTTTAAGTCTTGAGTCAAATACACTACAACAATGGGGGTCGCTTTGTATTTAGCTGGGTGTATCTTCTCCCCCAGTCTTGCTAAACGGCTGCagggtggggcagtggttagcgctgggggacctgaaacagactCTGTGTGGAGATTGCATGTtgtccctgtgcatgtgtgggttttccagggactctggcttcctcccaacgcccaaaaacatgcttcataggtgaattggtcactctaaattgtccctaggtgtgaatggggATGTGCATGGTTGTGTGATTGTGGTCCttcaacagactggtgacctgttcaggatgccccctgcctttgcccacaagaggctgagagaggctttttCTGGTATGGGTCAGGAGGTTTCCTGAAGTGACAGTATGCTGCCCCCTACAGGTCATCAGTTCGCCTACAGGTGCCGCGTCTTCTTCAGCAACTGACCATCTGCTTATGGTgaactgcttttttgtttttttgtcaagagGGGTTTGATGGGGATCTTTCCAGCCTCAAATAATGAGATTTCATTATTGAAGTACTTCAGTTAATGCTTTTATTCCCTTATGGGGTGGGTTCGCATTGTAACGACCCAGCCAGGGCGTCACTTTAGCGGGGTAGCAAACGCCAATCTGCTCATGATGAGGCTTCAGTGGAGAActgtccgtgccccatacaccaCACAACCCCAGACAGTCTCAGGAAGAATCAGAGAGAGAGGTAATATCTGCTTTTGGGCAACAAGCCTGTTTTTCCCAGCACACAAACAGCTCCAACACCAAGGACTTGACTTCAGTTCACATccctctgactcaaggtttcaccctAAAACTTCCCACTTCCCATAAGCCCTAGGGGCTGAAGGTGGGACTAACCTCCGGGTCGCTACAGTATGTTTTAAGTCTCTCGGAAACCATTCAGAGGATGTGTGAGGATTCTGTGCTCgggtttttgtcatgttctgttttcctcgtcagtCTCACCAGGTTCAGGTTGATCATCCACAGTTGGCTTTATTTACTTCATACCCCTCAACCTATTTAAGgggtctggttttcagttcatccttgtcaggtcatctgctttgctCTGCTCCATCACACCACCATTTTGGTTTTGCCTTGTTCacgttttttaattaaatgtctAAGTTTCTGCCCCAAAGCCTGCATTTTTATGTCCCACATCAAAAGCTGGTGACAGGGTGGTCTGTTGTCTAGAGATAATGGGAGACGTTTCTGTCTAAGTTTGGCAAATGTCTTCAAGTTGgtacattttttatgtcacCACTGGCCTCTTTATCTGTGACTTCACCTGGATTTCCTTCCTGAAGCTCACCGCAGCTGAATGCAGCTAAAAACCACAGAGGCCAACCGTGGTGGTGTCAATACAGCAAGTATGTTTGGCTCATTCCTTTTATACGGTGGTCACCCATCCATATCCCATATTTCGTTAAAAAATGGGCTAAACTGCAGTCCGCTTCTTTCATGTTTCAGATCTTCTTAGAGATATGGATACAGTCGGGGCGTCCCCTGAAGCTTTGAACATTGTGAGCCCAAACCCTTACAAAAGACTATGGGAATTTACAAACTGAAAAAACGGCTTTTACATCAAGTTTCTTGAGCATTGTAACACCTCGTTTAAAGACAAATACTGCAACATGTACttcaaaaaatataattaaacgGGACAATGTAAACAACCCCTAAAACATCAGTATTGATGTTAAGGAAGACGAAGTGATGACATTTGATATTAACGAcaatttctactttttttctttccctcaaaacaaatgttctgttttacgTTGCACACTGGATCTCTGTGGCTGCAGATAAATGGGATCCAGTATTGTGTTG
It contains:
- the LOC101167248 gene encoding SH2 domain-containing protein 1B translates to MASALPECYHGPLSKAECEELLAKKNKDGAYLIRDSETIQGAMCLCVLKRRVVHTYRLFQTHSGNYTLMTASGVNETTFKTLEDLIRNYKRKNQGLVIHLRHAVKRKTDLLIQRGVPNVPERRSASHPPQRKMVADEDQHDYENLADSEYVEVLPD